A window of the Buteo buteo chromosome 8, bButBut1.hap1.1, whole genome shotgun sequence genome harbors these coding sequences:
- the ABHD10 gene encoding palmitoyl-protein thioesterase ABHD10, mitochondrial has product MAAAGALRRASAVVILLSPLRAALGLPVCRLKSSVSFLTRPDRPNLAYHKLKGRNPGVIFLPGFNSNMNGQKATALEDFCKSLGHAFIRFDYTGCGSSDGKFEECTIGKWRKDVLSILDELTDGPQILVGSSLGGWLMLHAAIARPDKVAALVGVAVAADHLVTTFKKLPIEAQKEIEEKGEWKFPTKHNEEGYYSLTYDFIREAENHCVLNSPIPITCPIRLIHGMKDGDVPWQISMQVADRVLSKDVDVILRKIGQHRMSEKEDTKLLVNTVDDLIDKLATLI; this is encoded by the exons atggcggcggcgggcgcgctGCGTCGTGCCTCGGCCGTAGTGATACTGCTGTCGCCGCTCAGGGCGGCCCTGGGGCTCCCGG TTTGCAGGCTGAAATCTTCAGTCAGCTTTCTTACTCGACCAGATCGACCAAATCTTGCTTATCATAAACTAAAAGGCAGGAATCCAGGTGTTATTTTCCTTCCAGGCTTTAATTCAAATATGAATGGTCAGAAAGCAACTGCCCTTGAAGATTTCTGCAAGTCTCTAGGTCATGCCTTCATCAG ATTTGATTATACAGGATGTGGAAGTTCAGATGGTAAATTTGAGGAGTGTACAATTGGGAAGTGGAGAAAAGATGTTCTGTCTATACTGGATGAACTTACAGATGGACCACag atTCTGGTGGGCTCCAGCTTGGGTGGATGGTTGATGCTTCATGCTGCAATAGCACGCCCAGATAAAGTAGCTGCTCTAGTTGGAGTAGCTGTAGCAGCAGACCATCTGGTAACAACTTTCAAGAAGCTTCCCATTGAG gcacaaaaagaaatagaagaaaaaggtgAATGGAAGTTTCCAACAAAGCATAATGAGGAAGGATATTACTCCTTGACATATGACTTTatcagagaagcagaaaatcaCTGTGTGCTAAATAGTCCTATTCCTATAACGTGTCCCATACGACTTATTCATGGCATGAAGGATGGTGATGTTCCTTGGCAGATCTCTATGCAAGTTGCTGATCGTGTTTTGAGCAAAGATGTGGATGTTATCCTCCGCAAAATTGGCCAACATCGGATGAGTGAGAAGGAGGATACAAAACTTCTTGTGAATACTGTTGATGATTTAATTGACAAGCTGGCAACACTAATATAA